One Nitrospirota bacterium DNA window includes the following coding sequences:
- a CDS encoding addiction module antitoxin, with protein sequence MQKKLTITIDEEVYEGLRKTIGPRKISKFIEDLVRPHVVRPNLELAYSQMSKDKKREAEALDWAETTFKDIANEKR encoded by the coding sequence ATGCAAAAAAAGTTGACCATAACTATAGACGAGGAAGTTTATGAAGGTCTTCGTAAGACCATCGGCCCCCGCAAGATCAGCAAATTTATAGAGGATTTAGTTCGCCCGCACGTAGTCCGGCCAAATTTGGAATTAGCATACTCCCAAATGTCAAAAGACAAGAAGAGAGAAGCAGAAGCCCTGGATTGGGCAGAAACAACTTTTAAGGACATAGCGAATGAAAAGAGGTGA